In Odontesthes bonariensis isolate fOdoBon6 chromosome 6, fOdoBon6.hap1, whole genome shotgun sequence, one genomic interval encodes:
- the LOC142382254 gene encoding membrane-associated phosphatidylinositol transfer protein 2-like isoform X4, translating to MLIKEYRIPMPMSVEEYRIAQLYMIQKKSREESCGEGSGVEILENKPYTDGPGGTGQYTHKVYHIGMHIPSWFRSILPKAALRVEEESWNAYPYTRTRYTCPFVEKFSIDIETYYKPDTGNQADVFNLSVADKRQRTLDPIDIVTDPIPPHEYKAEEDPRLYKSVKTQRGPLRDDWIEEYNNNPGKTPIMCAYKLCKVEFRYWGMQSKIERFIHDVGLRKVMVRAHRQAWCWQDEWYGLTIEDIRQLELETQLALARKMAQFCQGEEATEASGGAPSPDKDQEAKEAISSIEAEEEVVSTGRETLQPRGVLTKQWSTSSRSSRSSKRGVSPSRHSISEWRMQSIARDSDDSSDEEFFDAHEDLSDGEDVFPKEIAKWNSNDLMDKIEAGDSEETTGELFKEMTVDYDRATNEDRLDEESSSQQCLQPCKIHVLILVLHGGNILDTGGGDQNSKQADVNTISTAFETVMRVHYPAALGRIAIRLVPCPAICAEAFSLVSNLSPYSYDESCLSSSQDHIPLAALPLLATSAPQYQEAVTTVIVRANQVYSDFIKSLDGATFSGQVCLIGDCVGGILGFDALCNSNPTVNESQNSSRRGSVISVQDQDLLSPGIIINSGQGSASPTLEGSRHLSRSNIDIPRAGAGDETKRQLQRKRSDSSTYELDTIKQHQAFLSSLHSSVLRNDAASRRSSSSTMLDGSSLGKFDFEVSDFFLFGSPLGLVLALRKTVIPMLDVAQLRPACQQVYNLFHPADPSASRLEPLLERKFHLLPPFNVPRYQRFPLGDGNSALLADVVQSHGGVFMDSSYPSSPVTGPLSRGQRRASEVSIASQVSGMADSYTATNIANIAARWWGTKRLDFALYCPDALTAFPTVALPHLFHASYWESTDVVSFLLRQVMRHENSSILELDGKEVSEFTPSKPREKWLRKRTHVKIRNVTANHRVNDAVFTEDSQKVVTGRFMYGPLDMVTLAGEKVDLHIMTQPPSGEWVYFNTEVTNSSGRVSFVVPEDKRLGIGVYPVKMVVRGDHTFADSYLTVIPRGTEFVVFSIDGSFAASVSIMGSDPKVRAGAVDVVRYWQDLGYLIIYVTGRPDMQKQRVVAWLSQHNFPHGIVSFCDGLVHDPLRHKANFLKLLTEAHMKIFAGYGSTKDISVYTSIGIPSSQIYIVGRPSKKMLHQCQFITEGYAAHLSQLEYNHRSRPAKSSSTRMVLRKGSFGLGANSDFLRKRNHLLRTISSQPAPTSPTGSIHNRPERTQSQSDSERLERERLERTHSQSQGATQRSMSITASCWGRSSSTKLEPGVFNPK from the exons ATGCTCATCAAGGAGTACCGCATCCCCATGCCGATGAGTGTGGAGGAGTACCGCATCGCCCAGCTCTACATGATCCAG AAAAAGAGCAGAGAGGAGAGCTGCGGTGAGGGGAGTGGTGTGGAGATCCTTGAGAATAAGCCCTACACAGATGGACCCGGCGGGACGGGTCAGTACACCCACAAGGTCTACCACATCGGCATGCACATTCCCAGCTGGTTCCGATCTATTTTGCCCAAAGCAGCCCTGAGGGTTGAGGAGGAGTCCTGGAACGCTTACCCGTACACCCGCACCAG GTACACCTGTCCCTTTGTTGAGAAGTTCTCCATAGATATCGAGACCTACTACAAGCCCGACACAGGCAATCAAGCAGATGTCTTCAACTTGTCTGTCGCAGACAAGAGACAGAGGACTCTTG ACCCGATCGACATAGTGACGGATCCCATCCCCCCTCATGAGTACAAAGCAGAGGAAGACCCAAGGCTTTACAAGTCAGTCAAGACCCAGAGAGGCCCCCTGCGAGATGACTGGATAGAAGAGTACAACAATAACCCCGGGAAAACCCCGATCATGTGTGCCTACAAACTGTGTAAAGTGGAGTTCCGTTACTGGGGCATGCAGTCTAAGATAGAACGCTTCATTCATGATGTTG GACTGAGAAAGGTGATGGTGCGAGCCCACCGGCAGGCCTGGTGTTGGCAGGATGAGTGGTATGGTCTTACCATTGAGGACATCAGGCAGCTGGAGCTGGAAACCCAGCTGGCCTTGGCCAGAAAGATGGCCCAGTTTTGCCAGGGAGAGGAGGCCACTGAAGCTAGCGGAGGTGCTCCATCTCCAGACAAAGATCAGGAAGCTAAAGAAGCAATCAGCTCCATTGAAGCTGAGGAAGAGGTTGTGAGTACAGGAAGAGAGACCCTCCAGCCACGAGGTGTACTCACCAAGCAGTGGTCCACCTCCTCCCGATCCTCCCGTTCATCCAAGAGAGGAG TGAGCCCGTCACGTCACAGCATCTCAGAGTGGAGGATGCAGAGCATAGCGCGAGACTCAGACGACAGCTCGGACGAGGAGTTCTTCGACGCTCATG AGGATCTCTCAGATGGCGAGGACGTCTTCCCGAAGGAAATTGCCAAATGGAACTCCAATGATCTCATGGACAAGATTGAAGCTGGAGACTCGGAGGAAACAACTG GAGAGCTCTTTAAGGAAATGACGGTGGATTATGACAGAGCAACAAATGAGGACAGGCTAGATGAG GAGAGTTCGTCCCAGCAGTGTTTGCAGCCTTGCAAGATTCACGTGCTGATCTTAGTCCTGCACGGAGGGAACATCTTGGATACAGGCGGAGGGGACCAGAACAGCAAGCAGGCCGATGTCAACACGATCAGTACGGCTTTTGAGACGGTAATGCGTGTTCACTACCCAGCTGCGCTGGGACGCATCGCCATCCGCTTGgtgccctgccctgccatcTGTGCCGAGGCTTTCTCTCTAGTGTCCAA cctGAGCCCTTACAGTTATGATGAAAGTTGTCTGTCAAGCAGCCAGGACCACATCCCGCTGGCAGCTCTGCCTCTCCTGGCCACCTCGGCTCCTCAGTATCAGGAGGCCGTGACCACCGTCATTGTTCGAGCCAACCAAGTGTATTCTGACTTTATAAAATCTTTGGATGGGGCCACTTTCTCTGGCCAG GTATGCCTTATTGGGGACTGTGTGGGAGGAATCTTAGGGTTTGATGCGTTGTGCAATAGCAATCCCACAGTAAACGAAAGTCAGAACAGCAGTCGCAGGGGGAGCGTCATCAGTGTGCAG GACCAGGACCTCCTCTCTCCTGGCATCATCATCAACAGCGGACAAGGATCGGCCTCTCCAACTTTGGAAGGCAGCCGCCACCTCAGTCGCAGTAACATTGATATTCCTCGTGCCGGTGCAGGTGACGAGACCAAGAGACAACTGCAACGCAAGAGAAGTGACTCTTCCACCTACGAACTggacacaataaaacaacaCCAGGCTTTCCTGTCCAG CTTGCACTCTAGCGTCTTGCGGAACGATGCAGCCTCCCGCAGGTCGAGCAGCAGCACTATGCTGGATGGAAGCTCCCTGGGGAAGTTTGACTTCGAGGTGTCTGATTTCTTCCTCTTTGGCTCTCCACTGGGTTTAGTACTGGCCCTGAGGAAGACTGTGATCCCTATGTTGGATg TGGCCCAGCTGCGGCCTGCTTGTCAGCAGGTCTATAACTTGTTCCACCCAGCTGATCCCTCTGCTTCCCGTCTGGAGCCTCTGCTGGAGCGGAAATTTCACCTCCTCCCTCCCTTCAATGTGCCCCGTTATCAACGCTTTCCCCTAGGAGACGGGAACTCTGCCCTGTTGG CGGATGTTGTTCAGTCTCATGGTGGTGTCTTCATGGACAGTTCGTACCCCTCATCCCCCGTAACGGGCCCCCTCTCCCGGGGCCAGCGGAGGGCCAGTGAGGTCAGCATTGCCAGCCAGGTCTCAGGAATGGCAGACAGTTACACTGCCACCAACATAGCCAACA TTGCAGCACGTTGGTGGGGCACAAAGCGGCTGGACTTTGCCCTGTACTGCCCCGATGCTCTGACCGCTTTCCCCACAGTAGCTTTACCACACCTCTTCCACGCATCATACTGGGAATCCACTGATGTTGTGTCTTTTCTCTTGAGGCAG GTCATGAGACACGAAAATTCGAGCATTCTGGAGCTCGATGGGAAAGAAGTGTCTGAATTTACACCCTCTAAACCTCGAGAAAAGTGGCTCCGCAAGAGGACTCATGTCAAGATCAGG AACGTGACTGCCAATCACCGCGTAAACGATGCTGTGTTTACTGAAGATAGCCAGAAGGTCGTGACAGGTCGCTTCATGTATGGCCCTCTGGACATGGTCACATTAGCCGGAGAGAAG GTTGACCTCCACATCATGACCCAGCCTCCATCAGGAGAATGGGTGTATTTCAACACTGAGGTGACTAACAGCAGTGGTCGTGTTTCTTTTGTCGTCCCGGAGGACAAGCGTCTGGGCATTGGGGTCTACCCAGTTAAAATGGTTGTCAG GGGTGACCACACATTTGCAGACAGCTACTTGACTGTTATTCCACGTGGTACAGAGTTTGTAGTGTTCAGCATCGATGGTTCATTTGCTGCCAGTGTTTCAATCATGGGCAGTGATCCCAAAGTGCGGGCAGGAGCGGTCGACGTTGTCAG GTACTGGCAGGATTTAGGCTATTTGATCATCTATGTGACCGGACGTCCAGACATGCAGAAGCAGCGGGTGGTGGCTTGGTTGTCCCAGCACAACTTCCCTCATGGCATTGTCTCCTTCTGTGATGGCCTAGTCCACGACCCGCTCAGACACAAGGCTAACTTCCTCAAATTGCTGACAGAG GCTCACATGAAGATTTTTGCTGGCTACGGATCAACCAAAGACATCTCTGTCTACACCTCCATTGGCATCCCTTCTTCCCAGATATACATTGTCGGCAGACCCTCGAAGAAGATGTTACACCAGTGCCAG TTCATCACAGAGGGATATGCAGCTCATTTGTCCCAGCTGGAGTACAACCACCGTTCTCGGCCAGCCAAGTCTAGCAGCACACGCATGGTGCTACGTAAAGGCAGCTTCGGTTTGGGTGCAAACAGCGACTTCCTGAGGAAACGGAACCACCTGCTGCGCACGATCTCCTCACAGCCGGCCCCCACCTCCCCAACAGGCAGCATCCACAACAGACCTGAGCGCACACAGAGCCAATCAGACAGCGAGCGGCTGGAACGGGAGCGGCTGGAGCGCACTCACAGCCAGAGCCAGGGAGCGACCCAGCGCAGCATGAGCATCACAGCGAGCTGCTGGGGCCGCAGTAGCAGCACCAAGCTGGAACCAGGAGTTTTCAACCCAAAATGA
- the LOC142382254 gene encoding membrane-associated phosphatidylinositol transfer protein 2-like isoform X5 yields MLIKEYRIPMPMSVEEYRIAQLYMIQKKSREESCGEGSGVEILENKPYTDGPGGTGQYTHKVYHIGMHIPSWFRSILPKAALRVEEESWNAYPYTRTRYTCPFVEKFSIDIETYYKPDTGNQADVFNLSVADKRQRTLDPIDIVTDPIPPHEYKAEEDPRLYKSVKTQRGPLRDDWIEEYNNNPGKTPIMCAYKLCKVEFRYWGMQSKIERFIHDVGLRKVMVRAHRQAWCWQDEWYGLTIEDIRQLELETQLALARKMAQFCQGEEATEASGGAPSPDKDQEAKEAISSIEAEEEVVSTGRETLQPRGVLTKQWSTSSRSSRSSKRGVSPSRHSISEWRMQSIARDSDDSSDEEFFDAHEDLSDGEDVFPKEIAKWNSNDLMDKIEAGDSEETTGELFKEMTVDYDRATNEDRLDEESSSQQCLQPCKIHVLILVLHGGNILDTGGGDQNSKQADVNTISTAFETVMRVHYPAALGRIAIRLVPCPAICAEAFSLVSNLSPYSYDESCLSSSQDHIPLAALPLLATSAPQYQEAVTTVIVRANQVYSDFIKSLDGATFSGQVCLIGDCVGGILGFDALCNSNPTVNESQNSSRRGSVISVQDQDLLSPGIIINSGQGSASPTLEGSRHLSRSNIDIPRAGAGDETKRQLQRKRSDSSTYELDTIKQHQAFLSSLHSSVLRNDAASRRSSSSTMLDGSSLGKFDFEVSDFFLFGSPLGLVLALRKTVIPMLDVAQLRPACQQVYNLFHPADPSASRLEPLLERKFHLLPPFNVPRYQRFPLGDGNSALLVAARWWGTKRLDFALYCPDALTAFPTVALPHLFHASYWESTDVVSFLLRQVMRHENSSILELDGKEVSEFTPSKPREKWLRKRTHVKIRNVTANHRVNDAVFTEDSQKVVTGRFMYGPLDMVTLAGEKVDLHIMTQPPSGEWVYFNTEVTNSSGRVSFVVPEDKRLGIGVYPVKMVVRGDHTFADSYLTVIPRGTEFVVFSIDGSFAASVSIMGSDPKVRAGAVDVVRYWQDLGYLIIYVTGRPDMQKQRVVAWLSQHNFPHGIVSFCDGLVHDPLRHKANFLKLLTEAHMKIFAGYGSTKDISVYTSIGIPSSQIYIVGRPSKKMLHQCQFITEGYAAHLSQLEYNHRSRPAKSSSTRMVLRKGSFGLGANSDFLRKRNHLLRTISSQPAPTSPTGSIHNRPERTQSQSDSERLERERLERTHSQSQGATQRSMSITASCWGRSSSTKLEPGVFNPK; encoded by the exons ATGCTCATCAAGGAGTACCGCATCCCCATGCCGATGAGTGTGGAGGAGTACCGCATCGCCCAGCTCTACATGATCCAG AAAAAGAGCAGAGAGGAGAGCTGCGGTGAGGGGAGTGGTGTGGAGATCCTTGAGAATAAGCCCTACACAGATGGACCCGGCGGGACGGGTCAGTACACCCACAAGGTCTACCACATCGGCATGCACATTCCCAGCTGGTTCCGATCTATTTTGCCCAAAGCAGCCCTGAGGGTTGAGGAGGAGTCCTGGAACGCTTACCCGTACACCCGCACCAG GTACACCTGTCCCTTTGTTGAGAAGTTCTCCATAGATATCGAGACCTACTACAAGCCCGACACAGGCAATCAAGCAGATGTCTTCAACTTGTCTGTCGCAGACAAGAGACAGAGGACTCTTG ACCCGATCGACATAGTGACGGATCCCATCCCCCCTCATGAGTACAAAGCAGAGGAAGACCCAAGGCTTTACAAGTCAGTCAAGACCCAGAGAGGCCCCCTGCGAGATGACTGGATAGAAGAGTACAACAATAACCCCGGGAAAACCCCGATCATGTGTGCCTACAAACTGTGTAAAGTGGAGTTCCGTTACTGGGGCATGCAGTCTAAGATAGAACGCTTCATTCATGATGTTG GACTGAGAAAGGTGATGGTGCGAGCCCACCGGCAGGCCTGGTGTTGGCAGGATGAGTGGTATGGTCTTACCATTGAGGACATCAGGCAGCTGGAGCTGGAAACCCAGCTGGCCTTGGCCAGAAAGATGGCCCAGTTTTGCCAGGGAGAGGAGGCCACTGAAGCTAGCGGAGGTGCTCCATCTCCAGACAAAGATCAGGAAGCTAAAGAAGCAATCAGCTCCATTGAAGCTGAGGAAGAGGTTGTGAGTACAGGAAGAGAGACCCTCCAGCCACGAGGTGTACTCACCAAGCAGTGGTCCACCTCCTCCCGATCCTCCCGTTCATCCAAGAGAGGAG TGAGCCCGTCACGTCACAGCATCTCAGAGTGGAGGATGCAGAGCATAGCGCGAGACTCAGACGACAGCTCGGACGAGGAGTTCTTCGACGCTCATG AGGATCTCTCAGATGGCGAGGACGTCTTCCCGAAGGAAATTGCCAAATGGAACTCCAATGATCTCATGGACAAGATTGAAGCTGGAGACTCGGAGGAAACAACTG GAGAGCTCTTTAAGGAAATGACGGTGGATTATGACAGAGCAACAAATGAGGACAGGCTAGATGAG GAGAGTTCGTCCCAGCAGTGTTTGCAGCCTTGCAAGATTCACGTGCTGATCTTAGTCCTGCACGGAGGGAACATCTTGGATACAGGCGGAGGGGACCAGAACAGCAAGCAGGCCGATGTCAACACGATCAGTACGGCTTTTGAGACGGTAATGCGTGTTCACTACCCAGCTGCGCTGGGACGCATCGCCATCCGCTTGgtgccctgccctgccatcTGTGCCGAGGCTTTCTCTCTAGTGTCCAA cctGAGCCCTTACAGTTATGATGAAAGTTGTCTGTCAAGCAGCCAGGACCACATCCCGCTGGCAGCTCTGCCTCTCCTGGCCACCTCGGCTCCTCAGTATCAGGAGGCCGTGACCACCGTCATTGTTCGAGCCAACCAAGTGTATTCTGACTTTATAAAATCTTTGGATGGGGCCACTTTCTCTGGCCAG GTATGCCTTATTGGGGACTGTGTGGGAGGAATCTTAGGGTTTGATGCGTTGTGCAATAGCAATCCCACAGTAAACGAAAGTCAGAACAGCAGTCGCAGGGGGAGCGTCATCAGTGTGCAG GACCAGGACCTCCTCTCTCCTGGCATCATCATCAACAGCGGACAAGGATCGGCCTCTCCAACTTTGGAAGGCAGCCGCCACCTCAGTCGCAGTAACATTGATATTCCTCGTGCCGGTGCAGGTGACGAGACCAAGAGACAACTGCAACGCAAGAGAAGTGACTCTTCCACCTACGAACTggacacaataaaacaacaCCAGGCTTTCCTGTCCAG CTTGCACTCTAGCGTCTTGCGGAACGATGCAGCCTCCCGCAGGTCGAGCAGCAGCACTATGCTGGATGGAAGCTCCCTGGGGAAGTTTGACTTCGAGGTGTCTGATTTCTTCCTCTTTGGCTCTCCACTGGGTTTAGTACTGGCCCTGAGGAAGACTGTGATCCCTATGTTGGATg TGGCCCAGCTGCGGCCTGCTTGTCAGCAGGTCTATAACTTGTTCCACCCAGCTGATCCCTCTGCTTCCCGTCTGGAGCCTCTGCTGGAGCGGAAATTTCACCTCCTCCCTCCCTTCAATGTGCCCCGTTATCAACGCTTTCCCCTAGGAGACGGGAACTCTGCCCTGTTGG TTGCAGCACGTTGGTGGGGCACAAAGCGGCTGGACTTTGCCCTGTACTGCCCCGATGCTCTGACCGCTTTCCCCACAGTAGCTTTACCACACCTCTTCCACGCATCATACTGGGAATCCACTGATGTTGTGTCTTTTCTCTTGAGGCAG GTCATGAGACACGAAAATTCGAGCATTCTGGAGCTCGATGGGAAAGAAGTGTCTGAATTTACACCCTCTAAACCTCGAGAAAAGTGGCTCCGCAAGAGGACTCATGTCAAGATCAGG AACGTGACTGCCAATCACCGCGTAAACGATGCTGTGTTTACTGAAGATAGCCAGAAGGTCGTGACAGGTCGCTTCATGTATGGCCCTCTGGACATGGTCACATTAGCCGGAGAGAAG GTTGACCTCCACATCATGACCCAGCCTCCATCAGGAGAATGGGTGTATTTCAACACTGAGGTGACTAACAGCAGTGGTCGTGTTTCTTTTGTCGTCCCGGAGGACAAGCGTCTGGGCATTGGGGTCTACCCAGTTAAAATGGTTGTCAG GGGTGACCACACATTTGCAGACAGCTACTTGACTGTTATTCCACGTGGTACAGAGTTTGTAGTGTTCAGCATCGATGGTTCATTTGCTGCCAGTGTTTCAATCATGGGCAGTGATCCCAAAGTGCGGGCAGGAGCGGTCGACGTTGTCAG GTACTGGCAGGATTTAGGCTATTTGATCATCTATGTGACCGGACGTCCAGACATGCAGAAGCAGCGGGTGGTGGCTTGGTTGTCCCAGCACAACTTCCCTCATGGCATTGTCTCCTTCTGTGATGGCCTAGTCCACGACCCGCTCAGACACAAGGCTAACTTCCTCAAATTGCTGACAGAG GCTCACATGAAGATTTTTGCTGGCTACGGATCAACCAAAGACATCTCTGTCTACACCTCCATTGGCATCCCTTCTTCCCAGATATACATTGTCGGCAGACCCTCGAAGAAGATGTTACACCAGTGCCAG TTCATCACAGAGGGATATGCAGCTCATTTGTCCCAGCTGGAGTACAACCACCGTTCTCGGCCAGCCAAGTCTAGCAGCACACGCATGGTGCTACGTAAAGGCAGCTTCGGTTTGGGTGCAAACAGCGACTTCCTGAGGAAACGGAACCACCTGCTGCGCACGATCTCCTCACAGCCGGCCCCCACCTCCCCAACAGGCAGCATCCACAACAGACCTGAGCGCACACAGAGCCAATCAGACAGCGAGCGGCTGGAACGGGAGCGGCTGGAGCGCACTCACAGCCAGAGCCAGGGAGCGACCCAGCGCAGCATGAGCATCACAGCGAGCTGCTGGGGCCGCAGTAGCAGCACCAAGCTGGAACCAGGAGTTTTCAACCCAAAATGA